In Lepisosteus oculatus isolate fLepOcu1 chromosome 15, fLepOcu1.hap2, whole genome shotgun sequence, one genomic interval encodes:
- the tfdp1b gene encoding transcription factor Dp-1b isoform X1 yields the protein MAKDAGLIEANGELKVFIDQNLSPSKGVVSLVAVHPSTVTMGKQLLPKTLGPSNVNITPHMVISTPQRPAGTNAILVGSSNTPGGQFLTQSQAGDALPWPTGKRSKKGEKNGKGLRHFSMKVCEKVQRKGTTTYNEVADELVAEFSNTDSHISPSDSHVYDQKNIRRRVYDALNVLMAMNIISKEKKEIKWIGLPTNSAQECQNLEVERQRRLERIKQKQSQLQELILQQIAFKNLVQRNRQAEQQMSRPPPPNSLIRLPFIIVNTSKNTVIDCSISSDKFEYVFNFDNMFEIHDDIEVLKRMGMAYGLESGKCSPEDLKAAQSLVPKALEPYVIEMAQGSISSVYSSVGVSSNGGQYHTGSDSGADGTMASSSNGSHYSGSRVETPVSYMGDDDDDEDDYDENDDEE from the exons GTGTGGTGTCGCTGGTGGCTGTTCATCCCTCCACGGTCACCATGGGGAAGCAGCTCTTGCCGAAGACGCTTGGGCCCTCCAACGTCAACATCACACCGCACATG GTGATCAGTACCCCGCAGCGACCCGCGGGTACGAACGCCATCCTGGTGGGCAGCTCCAACACGCCCGGCGGCCAGTTCCTGACGCAGAGCCAGGCGGGCGACGCCTTGCCGTGGCCCACGGG GAAGCGGAGTAAGAAAGGCGAGAAGAACGGCAAAGGGCTCAGGCACTTCTCCATGAAAGTGTGCGAGAAGGTCCAAAGGAAAGGAACCACGACCTACAACGAGGTGGCGGATGAGCTCGTGGCCGAGTTCAGCAACACCGACAGCCACATTTCACCCAGCGACTCG CATGTCTATGACCAGAAGAACATTAGACGCAGAGTCTATGATGCCTTAAACGTGCTGATGGCAATGAACATCATCTCCAAGGAGAAGAAGGAAATCAAATGGATAGGACTTCCCACCAACTCAGCTCAGGAATGTCAGAATTTAGAG GTGGAGAGACAAAGGAGGCTTGAAAGGATAAAGCAGAAGCAATCCCAACTGCAAGAGCTCATTTTACAG CAAATTGCCTTTAAAAACCTCGTCCAGAGAAACCGCCAGGCGGAGCAGCAGATGAGCAGGCCCCCTCCCCCAAACTCGCTCATACGCCTGCCGTTCATCATCGTCAACACCAGCAAGAACACGGTCATCGACTGCAGCATCTCTAGTGACAA GTTTGAATACGTGTTTAATTTTGACAACATGTTTGAGATTCACGATGACATCGAGGTGCTGAAGCGGATGGGGATGGCCTACGGTTTGGAGTCGGGGAAATGCTCTCCGGAAGACCTCAAAGCAGCCCAGAGCCTGGTGCCTAAAGCTCTGGAACCATACGTCATAG AAATGGCTCAGGGATCAATAAGCAGCGTGTACAGTTCTGTAGGTGTGTCCTCTAACGGTGGCCAGTATCACACTGGCAG cGACAGCGGAGCAGACGGGACAATGGCATCCAGCTCGAATGGCTCCCACTACAGTGGCTCCCGGGTGGAGACGCCCGTGTCCTACATGGgagacgacgacgacgacgaggACGACTATGACGAGAACGACGACGAAGAGTAA
- the tfdp1b gene encoding transcription factor Dp-1b isoform X2 produces MGKQLLPKTLGPSNVNITPHMVISTPQRPAGTNAILVGSSNTPGGQFLTQSQAGDALPWPTGKRSKKGEKNGKGLRHFSMKVCEKVQRKGTTTYNEVADELVAEFSNTDSHISPSDSHVYDQKNIRRRVYDALNVLMAMNIISKEKKEIKWIGLPTNSAQECQNLEVERQRRLERIKQKQSQLQELILQQIAFKNLVQRNRQAEQQMSRPPPPNSLIRLPFIIVNTSKNTVIDCSISSDKFEYVFNFDNMFEIHDDIEVLKRMGMAYGLESGKCSPEDLKAAQSLVPKALEPYVIEMAQGSISSVYSSVGVSSNGGQYHTGSDSGADGTMASSSNGSHYSGSRVETPVSYMGDDDDDEDDYDENDDEE; encoded by the exons ATGGGGAAGCAGCTCTTGCCGAAGACGCTTGGGCCCTCCAACGTCAACATCACACCGCACATG GTGATCAGTACCCCGCAGCGACCCGCGGGTACGAACGCCATCCTGGTGGGCAGCTCCAACACGCCCGGCGGCCAGTTCCTGACGCAGAGCCAGGCGGGCGACGCCTTGCCGTGGCCCACGGG GAAGCGGAGTAAGAAAGGCGAGAAGAACGGCAAAGGGCTCAGGCACTTCTCCATGAAAGTGTGCGAGAAGGTCCAAAGGAAAGGAACCACGACCTACAACGAGGTGGCGGATGAGCTCGTGGCCGAGTTCAGCAACACCGACAGCCACATTTCACCCAGCGACTCG CATGTCTATGACCAGAAGAACATTAGACGCAGAGTCTATGATGCCTTAAACGTGCTGATGGCAATGAACATCATCTCCAAGGAGAAGAAGGAAATCAAATGGATAGGACTTCCCACCAACTCAGCTCAGGAATGTCAGAATTTAGAG GTGGAGAGACAAAGGAGGCTTGAAAGGATAAAGCAGAAGCAATCCCAACTGCAAGAGCTCATTTTACAG CAAATTGCCTTTAAAAACCTCGTCCAGAGAAACCGCCAGGCGGAGCAGCAGATGAGCAGGCCCCCTCCCCCAAACTCGCTCATACGCCTGCCGTTCATCATCGTCAACACCAGCAAGAACACGGTCATCGACTGCAGCATCTCTAGTGACAA GTTTGAATACGTGTTTAATTTTGACAACATGTTTGAGATTCACGATGACATCGAGGTGCTGAAGCGGATGGGGATGGCCTACGGTTTGGAGTCGGGGAAATGCTCTCCGGAAGACCTCAAAGCAGCCCAGAGCCTGGTGCCTAAAGCTCTGGAACCATACGTCATAG AAATGGCTCAGGGATCAATAAGCAGCGTGTACAGTTCTGTAGGTGTGTCCTCTAACGGTGGCCAGTATCACACTGGCAG cGACAGCGGAGCAGACGGGACAATGGCATCCAGCTCGAATGGCTCCCACTACAGTGGCTCCCGGGTGGAGACGCCCGTGTCCTACATGGgagacgacgacgacgacgaggACGACTATGACGAGAACGACGACGAAGAGTAA
- the LOC102692102 gene encoding potassium-transporting ATPase subunit beta has product MATLKEKRTCGQRCEDFGHFIWNSENKTFMGRTPLRWVYISLYYVAFYIVMTALFSLAIYVMMSTMNPYTPTYQDRLKSPGVMIWPDVYGDEDLEIYYNMSDKSSWTKMAEILKEFLKPYNETVQYHQSKQCEKGKYNKQDTFGPHHTKTSCVFTQEMLGNCSGISDPTFGYPDGKPCFIIKMNRIINFLPGEGVAPYVNCTVLEGSPSNLDGVEYFPTNGTFDLSYFPYYGKLAQPHYSNPLIAVKFTSMERNKVVKLECRVVGKGISCENIHDPYEGKVVFSVKIST; this is encoded by the exons atggcaACTTTGAAAGAAAAGCGGACCTGTGGCCAGCGATGTGAAGATTTTGGGCACTTCATCTGGAATTCGGAGAACAAGACTTTCATGGGCAGGACGCCGCTGAGATGGG TCTACATTAGCCTTTACTATGTGGCGTTCTATATTGTGATGACGGCCCTGTTTTCCCTCGCCATCTACGTTATGATGTCGACGATGAATCCCTATACTCCAACATATCAGGACCGGTTAAAATCGCCAG GAGTGATGATCTGGCCAGATGTCTATGGTGATGAGGACTTGGAGATCTACTACAACATGTCTGACAAGAGCAGCTGGACGAAAATGGCTGAGATTCTTAAGGAGTTTCTGAAAC cctataACGAGACTGTTCAGTACCATCAAAGTAAGCAGTGTGAGAAAGGCAAGTACAACAAGCAGGACACATTTGGGCCCCACCACACCAAGACCTCCTGTGTCTTCACTCAGGAGATGCTGGGAAATTGCTCCGGAATATCCGATCCTACTTTTGGGTACCCAGATGGGAAACCATGCTTCATTATCAAAATGAACAGG ATCATTAATTTTCTGCCTGGCGAAGGAGTTGCTCCTTATGTCAACTGCACTGTGCTG GAGGGGAGCCCCAGCAACCTAGATGGAGTGGAGTATTTCCCAACAAACGGCACTTTTGACTTATCCTATTTTCCCTACTATGGCAAATTAGCTCAG CCTCACTACAGCAACCCTCTCATAGCCGTGAAGTTCACCAGCATGGAAAGAAACAAGGTGGTGAAGCTCGAGTGCAGGGTGGTGGGGAAGGGCATCTCCTGCGAGAACATCCACGACCCGTACGAGGGCAAGGTGGTCTTCAGCGTGAAGATCAGCACATAG
- the grk1a gene encoding rhodopsin kinase GRK1, whose amino-acid sequence MDIGGLETVVANSAYISARASFDGSSNAAANRDKKYRAKLKLPHITQCEDLKDQLDLEFDSICCQQPIGKRLFQEYLETVPQYKPASKLWKDIEEYDTAEDKDRVQKASKIISRYMESDAKQFCSFLQGSTISKVKEEHQMAKDDLFVESLEGTLAFLRDLPFTNYLETMYLKRFLQWKWLEAQPIGEDWFLDFRILGKGGFGEVSATQMRATGKLYACKKLSKKRLKKRKGYEGAMVEKRILARVHSRFIVSLAYAFQTKTDLCLVMTIMNGGDLRYHIYNVDENNPGFEELRACFYTAQIICGMEHLHQKRIIYRDLKPENVLLDNDGNVRISDLGLAVELKDDQTKIKGYAGTPGFMAPELLKGEEYDYSVDYFTLGVTLYEMVAAKGPFRTRGEKVENKEVKKRILNDPVVYTEKFSEEAKAFCEGLLAKEVENRLGLKNGNCDELRAHPFFNSINWRKLEAGILPPPFVPDSKTVYAKDIQDVGAFSTVKGVTLEDNDKEFFDEFASGNISIPWQEEMIETGVFGELNVWGEGGKLPNDLRRESILEPPPKSGVCAVS is encoded by the exons ATGGACATAGGGGGTCTGGAAACGGTGGTGGCCAACTCGGCCTACATCTCGGCCCGCGCCAGCTTCGACGGCAGCAGCAACGCGGCGGCCAACCGGGACAAGAAGTACCGTGCCAAGCTCAAGCTGCCCCACATCACCCAGTGCGAGGACCTGAAGGACCAGCTCGACCTGGAGTTTGACAGCATCTGCTGCCAGCAGCCGATCGGCAAGCGCCTCTTCCAGGAGTACCTGGAGACCGTGCCCCAGTACAAGCCTGCCTCCAAGCTCTGGAAGGACATAGAGGAATATGACACGGCCGAGGACAAGGACCGCGTGCAGAAGGCCTCCAAGATCATTTCCCGGTACATGGAGTCGGATGCCAAGCAGTTCTGCTCTTTCCTGCAGGGCTCGACCATCAGCAAGGTGAAGGAGGAACACCAAATGGCCAAGGACGACCTCTTTGTGGAGAGCCTGGAGGGCACCCTGGCTTTCCTCAGAGACCTTCCTTTCACAAACTACCTGGAGACCATGTACCTCAAGAGGTTCCTGCAGTGGAAGTGGCTGGAGGCTCAGCCCATCGGCGAGGACTGGTTCCTGGACTTCAGGATCCTGGGCAAAGGAGGGTTTGGGGAAGTGTCCGCCACCCAGATGAGGGCCACGGGGAAACTTTACGCCTGCAAGAAGCTGAGCAAGAAACGGctcaagaaaaggaaaggcTATGAA GGTGCAATGGTGGAGAAGAGGATCCTGGCCAGAGTACACAGCCGCTTCATCGTCTCTCTGGCCTACGCCTTCCAAACCAAGACAGACCTCTGCCTGGTCATGACCATCATGAACGGAGGAGACTTGAG GTACCACATTTACAATGTTGACGAGAACAACCCAGGGTTTGAGGAGCTCCGAGCCTGCTTCTACACAGCGCAGATTATCTGTGGAATGGAGCATCTCCACCAGAAGAGGATCATTTACAGAGATCTCAAGCCAGAGAACGTGCTCCTGGACAACGACG GTAACGTGCGTATCTCTGACCTTGGTCTTGCTGTGGAGCTGAAAGACGACCAAACAAAAATTAAAGGTTATGCTGGAACTCCAG GGTTCATGGCTCCCGAGCTGCTGAAGGGCGAGGAGTACGATTACTCAGTCGATTACTTCACCCTGGGAGTGACGCTGTATGAAATGGTTGCTGCCAAGGGTCCGTTTCGAACCCGAGGAGAAaag GTTGAAAACAAAGAGGTCAAAAAGCGAATCTTGAACGACCCTGTGGTCTACACagagaagttcagcgaggaggCCAAAGCGTTTTGCGAGGGGCTTCTGGCGAAGGAGGTGGAGAACCGTCTAGGGTTGAAGAATGGGAACTGCGATGAGCTCAGAGCGCACCCTTTCTTCAACAGCATTAACTGGAGGAAACTGGAAGCAG GTATCCTGCCGCCCCCCTTTGTTCCGGATTCGAAAACCGTCTATGCAAAGGACATCCAGGACGTGGGAGCGTTCTCCACGGTGAAGGGGGTCACCCTTGAGGACAACGACAAGGAGTTCTTCGACGAGTTTGCCTCGGGGAACATCTCTATACCCTGGCAGGAGGAGATGATAGAGACTGGCGTGTTTGGAGAGCTCAATGTTTGGGGGGAAGGTGGAAAGCTGCCCAATGACTTAAGGAGAGAGTCCATCCTAGAGCCTCCACCTAAGTCTGGGGTGTGCGCTGTCTCTTAG